A window from Primulina huaijiensis isolate GDHJ02 chromosome 11, ASM1229523v2, whole genome shotgun sequence encodes these proteins:
- the LOC140988310 gene encoding uncharacterized protein, which yields MKGVMRFGKKGKLSPKFIGPFKILERVGTIAYRVALPPNLAGVHNVFHVSMLRKYMLNPSHVLNYEQLQLTPNLSFEKRPTRILERQERRLQNKVIHMVKVKWLKHSEEKATWETETEMKSHYPELFGMF from the coding sequence atgaagggtgtgatgagatttgggaagaagggcaagctcagTCCTAAATTCATAGGACCGTTCAAAATcctagagagagttgggacaATTGCATACAGAGTTGcattaccgccgaatctggcgggagttcataatgtgttccatgtctctatGCTGCGGAAATACATGttgaatccttcacatgtgctaAACTACGAGCAACTACAGCTGACACCGAACCTGTCTTTCGAGAAAAGACCCACTCGGATATTGGAAAGGCAGGAAAGGAGGCTCCAgaacaaggtgatccacatggtcaaagtcaagtggctgaaaCATTCCGAAGAgaaggctacttgggagacggAGACCGAGATGAAGAGTCACTACCCAGAGTTATTcggtatgttttaa